From Streptomyces sp. Edi4, one genomic window encodes:
- a CDS encoding RHS repeat-associated core domain-containing protein, whose product MVDSVFQSGDTSKPGDEQCATTTYARNTGIWLLDKVAEVRTIPTECGVHGYVTDDTRTYFDNNTDLKAAPTKGDVTKTEKLTGDGTAYETISSVPSTCGLSQNQLCYDQYGRGLVAADAYGNTTSTAYTPASGEPPTKTVLTNALGHTVTALFEPLRGQPTQVTDANGKVTTNGYDALGRISEVWIASRSALAYPNSPNFAFGYQIRNDGPTVVTKTSLTHDSQLDTSYSFFDGLLRARETQAESPDRSGRLVSETFYNTRGEANRTSGTYYATGKAEPVLVTGAESTDYPASGETQFDGAGRVISVLSKRYGDVKEKTVTSYTGDTTTVIPPQGGTSTTTVVDALGRTTELRQYTDADRTAYQTTLYSYNNYGRLQQVTDPSGAKWTYTYDTRGRQTSLDDPDKGVTKTVYDKGDRATDSIDARGIILHTDFDTLGRKTALKKGSSTLAAWTYDTIAKGKLSKSTRYAGSDAYTVEITGYDDLYNPTDTVATVPASEGKLAGAYEWFAGYNANSGQQEYTYQPAVGDLPEEQVSTAYTAVHGLVDFAYAGSDPLISATTYDHYGKPLRQEYGAFNQHAWTTTEYDDHTGQPTRVTNDRDTSPKRIDDTHYGYDPAGNLTAAAAAYGQDTTRTTDTQCFTTDALRRVTEAWTNTGEQCATNPSAGVVGGQDPYWTSYAYDAVGNRKTETQHATSARPAANTTRTYAAPAPGTHNLPKVTQTGSAAHDETYAYDQNGNTRSRSVGPSTQTLSWDDEGHLKALTDGANTSDYLYDAEGQRLVRRDSTGTTLYLPGGNELHLDKAGIVSGTRYYTVGGQTVAMRTGAKLTYLLSDPHGTGTTQITTDSTQAVTRRKSTIFGAPRGAEPTNWAGDKGFVGGTKDSDTGLTHLGHLGAREYDPTIGRFISVDPLMDLSDPQQAHGYTYGNNNPLAYTDPTGLWRDDGSGHSEQRDTNGVSTGPSPQYQQGVTGKVGGGGDGGKGGGGDGGKGGSGGSGGKGSGGSRGSGQLAADGSRTIQFNVGAGPDRGVIVARFFIHTQEAALGMLLGDNRGFTDDPDAPFRMKVVWDTATGEVTFTVAPSRTTGRRIVEEGGLGKVGKPKLIEGDPETIPADPIYRNSASWKTVLARNVINGGGDADGLNVSIHGVNSLMPIFAADDEFHIRFTKKGTYVMRSGDAYPDMEVYQYQRGQSVRTLATDSMAHASNAMNGLDVSPIGFPKIDKMWKNGTCITGC is encoded by the coding sequence ATGGTCGACTCGGTCTTCCAAAGCGGCGACACCAGCAAACCCGGCGACGAGCAGTGCGCCACCACGACCTATGCTCGCAACACCGGCATCTGGCTCCTCGACAAAGTCGCCGAGGTTCGGACCATTCCCACGGAATGTGGTGTGCACGGTTACGTCACCGACGACACCCGCACCTACTTCGACAACAACACCGACCTGAAGGCCGCCCCCACCAAGGGCGATGTGACCAAGACCGAAAAGCTCACCGGCGACGGTACCGCCTACGAGACCATTTCCTCGGTTCCCAGCACCTGCGGGCTCAGCCAGAACCAGCTCTGCTACGACCAGTACGGCCGCGGCCTCGTCGCCGCCGACGCCTACGGCAACACCACCTCCACCGCCTATACCCCGGCCAGTGGCGAACCGCCGACAAAGACCGTCCTTACCAACGCGCTGGGCCACACGGTGACCGCCCTGTTCGAGCCGCTGCGCGGCCAGCCGACGCAGGTCACCGACGCCAACGGCAAGGTCACCACCAACGGATACGACGCCCTGGGCCGGATTTCCGAAGTCTGGATCGCCTCACGTTCCGCGCTCGCCTATCCCAACTCGCCCAACTTCGCATTCGGTTACCAGATCCGTAACGACGGGCCGACCGTGGTGACCAAGACCAGCCTCACCCATGACAGTCAGCTCGACACCAGTTACTCCTTCTTCGACGGGTTGCTGCGTGCCAGGGAGACCCAGGCCGAGTCGCCCGACCGCTCGGGACGCCTGGTCAGCGAAACCTTTTACAACACCCGCGGCGAAGCCAACCGCACCTCCGGCACCTACTACGCCACTGGCAAGGCCGAACCTGTACTGGTCACGGGCGCGGAATCCACTGACTACCCCGCATCCGGGGAAACCCAGTTTGACGGTGCGGGCCGCGTCATCTCCGTGCTCAGCAAGCGGTACGGCGACGTGAAGGAAAAGACTGTCACCAGCTACACGGGTGACACCACCACCGTCATTCCACCGCAGGGCGGCACCAGCACCACGACGGTCGTCGACGCTCTCGGACGTACCACAGAACTGCGCCAGTACACTGACGCGGACCGCACCGCGTACCAGACCACCCTGTACAGCTACAACAATTACGGGCGCCTGCAACAGGTAACCGACCCGTCCGGCGCCAAGTGGACCTATACCTACGACACTCGTGGTCGTCAGACCAGCCTCGACGACCCCGACAAGGGCGTCACTAAAACTGTCTACGACAAGGGGGATCGGGCCACCGACTCCATCGATGCCCGTGGCATCATCCTGCATACAGACTTCGACACCCTCGGTCGCAAAACCGCCCTCAAGAAAGGCAGCAGCACTCTCGCCGCTTGGACCTACGACACCATCGCCAAGGGAAAGCTCAGCAAGTCGACCCGCTACGCCGGCTCGGACGCCTATACCGTAGAGATCACGGGCTACGACGACCTCTACAATCCCACGGACACCGTTGCCACCGTCCCTGCCAGCGAGGGCAAACTCGCCGGCGCCTACGAGTGGTTCGCGGGTTACAACGCGAACAGTGGTCAGCAGGAGTACACCTATCAACCGGCGGTCGGCGACCTGCCGGAAGAACAGGTTTCCACGGCCTACACAGCGGTCCACGGCCTGGTCGACTTCGCCTACGCTGGCAGCGACCCTTTGATCTCGGCCACCACATACGACCACTACGGTAAGCCGCTCCGCCAGGAATACGGCGCCTTCAACCAGCACGCGTGGACCACCACCGAATACGACGACCACACGGGACAACCCACGCGCGTCACCAACGACCGCGACACCAGCCCCAAGCGCATCGACGACACGCACTACGGCTACGACCCGGCGGGCAACCTCACCGCGGCAGCCGCAGCCTACGGCCAGGACACCACCCGCACTACCGACACCCAGTGCTTCACCACCGACGCCCTGCGCCGCGTCACCGAAGCCTGGACGAACACCGGCGAACAGTGCGCCACCAACCCATCTGCCGGGGTCGTCGGCGGACAGGACCCGTACTGGACGAGCTACGCCTACGACGCGGTCGGCAACCGCAAGACCGAAACTCAGCACGCGACCAGCGCCCGACCGGCAGCCAACACCACACGCACCTACGCCGCGCCCGCCCCCGGCACCCACAACCTGCCGAAGGTCACGCAGACCGGCTCCGCCGCGCACGATGAGACCTACGCGTACGACCAGAACGGCAACACCAGATCCCGTTCTGTCGGCCCCAGCACTCAAACCCTGTCCTGGGACGACGAGGGCCACCTCAAAGCCCTCACCGACGGCGCCAATACCAGCGACTACCTGTACGACGCCGAGGGACAGCGCCTCGTCCGACGCGACTCAACCGGTACCACCCTCTACCTCCCCGGCGGCAACGAACTCCATCTCGACAAGGCCGGCATCGTCAGCGGCACCCGCTACTACACTGTCGGCGGACAGACCGTCGCCATGCGAACCGGCGCCAAACTCACCTACCTTCTGAGCGACCCCCACGGCACCGGAACCACCCAGATCACCACCGACAGCACCCAAGCGGTCACACGCCGCAAATCCACCATCTTCGGCGCCCCCCGAGGCGCGGAGCCCACCAACTGGGCCGGAGACAAGGGCTTCGTCGGCGGCACGAAGGACTCCGACACCGGTCTCACCCACCTTGGCCACCTTGGCGCCCGCGAATACGACCCGACCATCGGCCGCTTCATATCCGTCGACCCGCTCATGGATCTGTCTGACCCACAACAGGCACACGGGTATACCTACGGCAACAACAACCCCCTCGCCTACACAGACCCCACCGGCCTCTGGCGTGATGACGGCAGCGGACACTCCGAACAGCGCGACACCAATGGCGTCTCCACCGGCCCATCGCCTCAGTACCAGCAAGGAGTCACTGGAAAGGTCGGCGGCGGCGGTGACGGAGGAAAAGGCGGAGGCGGCGACGGAGGAAAGGGCGGAAGCGGCGGAAGCGGCGGAAAAGGCAGCGGCGGCAGCAGGGGCAGCGGCCAGCTCGCAGCCGACGGTTCGAGGACGATTCAATTCAACGTGGGAGCCGGACCCGACCGCGGGGTGATCGTGGCCCGCTTCTTTATTCACACCCAAGAGGCTGCGCTGGGCATGCTGCTGGGCGATAATCGCGGCTTCACAGATGACCCGGATGCCCCCTTCCGCATGAAGGTCGTCTGGGACACCGCTACGGGTGAAGTCACATTCACCGTCGCCCCCTCTCGAACAACCGGACGGCGTATCGTCGAAGAAGGCGGGCTGGGGAAGGTTGGCAAGCCAAAGCTGATCGAAGGCGACCCTGAGACGATACCCGCCGACCCCATCTACAGGAATTCGGCGTCATGGAAGACCGTGCTCGCAAGGAACGTCATCAATGGCGGTGGCGATGCCGACGGCCTGAATGTGAGCATTCATGGGGTAAACAGCCTCATGCCGATCTTCGCAGCCGACGACGAATTCCATATTCGGTTCACCAAAAAGGGAACCTACGTGATGCGGTCGGGTGACGCGTATCCCGACATGGAGGTCTACCAATACCAGCGGGGTCAATCGGTGCGCACGCTGGCCACCGACAGCATGGCGCACGCGTCCAACGCAATGAACGGCCTGGATGTGTCCCCCATCGGGTTCCCCAAAATTGACAAGATGTGGAAAAATGGCACATGCATTACAGGATGCTGA